One region of Lujinxingia vulgaris genomic DNA includes:
- a CDS encoding efflux RND transporter periplasmic adaptor subunit — protein MSTPRPLPDPETIERTLARSRRGRLPLWVGSTLVVGGIIASVAWWQWPREEPIHWQTRPAERGDIIVSASATGTVEARRTVTIGAEISGKLATVDVDKNEEVEVGQVLATFDTTVLESQLALARAGLASSQASLRRARASLDEAEGEERRTRALVEREVGALAELEAAIARTLRARADLDQSRADLQRARAQVDDVQTQLERATITSPIDGVILARHVEPGMTVASSLQAPELFLAAEDLAKMRLQVWVDEADVGLVKPGQQATFTVSAWPGQTFDATVESLDLAPTLTENVVTYVAELSVDNSERLLRPGMSAAVTIVTETLTDVLRVPNAALRFTPPAPDEDARPGGGLLPRFGRWGGRGGGAAQGVGTVYVLENGMPTELRVHTGRSDGRFTQITSGELEDGTELLIGFTEGPPPEREGLEGKGDRSSSGNPAGKTSEKTSGKKGGQR, from the coding sequence ATGAGCACACCACGTCCTCTCCCCGATCCCGAAACCATCGAGCGCACCCTGGCGCGAAGCCGCCGCGGTCGCCTGCCCCTGTGGGTGGGCTCGACGCTGGTGGTGGGGGGAATCATCGCCTCGGTGGCCTGGTGGCAGTGGCCCCGCGAGGAGCCGATTCACTGGCAAACCCGGCCCGCCGAGCGCGGTGATATCATCGTCTCGGCCAGCGCCACCGGCACCGTGGAGGCGCGGCGCACCGTGACCATCGGCGCCGAGATCTCCGGCAAGCTCGCCACGGTCGACGTCGACAAGAACGAGGAGGTGGAGGTGGGCCAGGTGCTCGCCACCTTTGATACCACCGTGCTCGAGAGCCAGCTCGCGCTGGCGCGCGCCGGGCTGGCCTCCTCCCAGGCCTCGTTGCGCCGCGCCCGGGCCTCGCTCGATGAGGCCGAGGGCGAAGAGCGGCGCACCCGCGCCCTGGTCGAGCGCGAGGTCGGCGCGCTGGCCGAGCTGGAGGCCGCGATTGCCCGCACGCTGCGCGCCCGCGCCGACCTCGATCAGTCCCGCGCCGATCTGCAGCGCGCCCGCGCCCAGGTCGACGACGTGCAGACCCAGCTTGAGCGCGCCACGATCACCTCCCCCATCGACGGCGTCATCCTGGCTCGCCATGTGGAGCCGGGTATGACCGTCGCCTCTTCGCTGCAGGCCCCCGAGCTCTTTTTAGCCGCCGAAGATCTGGCGAAGATGCGCCTGCAGGTCTGGGTCGACGAGGCCGACGTGGGCCTCGTAAAGCCCGGCCAGCAGGCCACCTTCACCGTCAGCGCCTGGCCCGGGCAGACCTTCGACGCCACCGTCGAATCCCTTGATCTGGCGCCCACGCTCACCGAAAACGTCGTCACCTACGTCGCCGAGCTCTCGGTCGATAACAGCGAGCGCCTGCTGCGCCCCGGGATGAGCGCGGCGGTCACCATCGTCACCGAAACCCTCACCGACGTGCTGCGCGTGCCCAACGCCGCGCTGCGCTTCACCCCGCCCGCCCCCGACGAAGACGCGCGCCCCGGCGGCGGGCTGCTACCGCGCTTCGGCCGCTGGGGCGGGCGAGGCGGCGGCGCGGCCCAGGGCGTGGGCACCGTTTATGTGCTGGAGAACGGGATGCCCACCGAGCTCCGGGTGCACACCGGCCGCAGCGACGGCCGCTTTACCCAGATCACCTCCGGAGAGCTCGAAGACGGCACCGAACTGCTCATCGGCTTCACCGAAGGGCCACCGCCCGAGCGCGAAGGACTTGAAGGGAAGGGCGATCGCTCTTCTTCCGGAAACCCAGCCGGAAAAACATCCGAGAAGACATCCGGGAAAAAGGGGGGCCAGCGGTGA
- a CDS encoding ABC transporter ATP-binding protein, with the protein MSALHPPQTPEPTPIIELRDVRKIYGEGNTEVRALDGVDVAIHPGEFVAVMGPSGSGKSTCMNIIGCLDSPSSGQYRFCGLDVARYDRDQLALLRRNYLGFIFQSFNLIARTTALENVELPLIYKGVAPSERRPRALRALASVGLGARADHTPAELSGGQQQRVAIARALVTEPTLLLADEPTGNLDTTTTLEVIELLKTLNREQGITIVLVTHEPEVAMHARRVLWFVDGTLRADGPPEEVLA; encoded by the coding sequence GTGAGCGCCCTCCACCCCCCTCAGACCCCTGAGCCCACCCCCATCATCGAGCTGCGCGACGTCCGCAAGATCTACGGCGAAGGCAACACCGAGGTCCGCGCCCTCGACGGCGTCGATGTGGCCATCCACCCCGGGGAGTTCGTCGCCGTGATGGGCCCCAGCGGCTCGGGCAAATCCACCTGCATGAACATCATCGGGTGCCTCGACTCCCCCTCCAGCGGCCAGTACCGCTTCTGCGGCCTGGATGTGGCGCGCTACGACCGCGACCAGCTCGCGCTTCTGCGCCGCAATTACCTGGGTTTCATCTTCCAGAGCTTCAATCTCATCGCCCGCACCACCGCACTCGAAAACGTGGAGCTCCCCCTGATCTACAAGGGCGTCGCGCCGTCTGAGCGCCGCCCCCGCGCGCTGCGCGCGCTCGCCAGCGTGGGGCTGGGCGCCCGCGCCGACCACACCCCCGCAGAGCTCTCCGGCGGCCAGCAGCAGCGCGTGGCCATCGCCCGCGCGCTGGTCACCGAGCCCACGCTTCTGTTGGCCGACGAGCCCACCGGCAACCTCGACACCACCACCACGCTCGAGGTCATCGAGCTCCTCAAAACGCTCAACCGCGAGCAGGGCATCACCATCGTGCTCGTGACCCACGAGCCGGAAGTCGCCATGCACGCCCGGCGAGTGTTGTGGTTTGTCGATGGCACGCTGCGCGCCGATGGGCCGCCTGAGGAGGTGCTCGCATGA
- a CDS encoding ABC transporter permease: MRMRDTLTMAFVAIARNKVRSVLTALGIVIGVASVIAMVHLGQAATRSVTESISSMGSNLLIVQTGRGRGRGGVRGAATAFSHEDVELMARQIPGVLVAPQANTQATLVYGGINHSASVMGTTNDFFAIRNWELARGRLFDAEEQESAATVCVIGHTVATTMFGAGEPLGQTLRVGRSACQIIGVLASKGASLGQDLDDVVVMPTLAVQRRLIGNLDVRSIYVSALVDGSTTRVKADIERFLRERRPAAGEDSFYVRDMQEVADTLAGTTRTLTLLLGAIAAVSLLVGGIGIMNIMLVSVTERTREIGIRIAIGARVRDVLVQFLVEAVAISTLGGLIGVMLGIGGTYLATDKMGLPFVLSTETMLVGFGFSAVIGVVFGFVPARKAARLNPIEALRHE, from the coding sequence ATGAGAATGCGCGACACGCTCACGATGGCCTTTGTCGCCATCGCCCGAAACAAAGTGCGCTCGGTGCTCACCGCGCTCGGGATCGTCATCGGCGTGGCCAGCGTCATCGCCATGGTACACCTGGGCCAGGCCGCCACGCGCAGCGTCACCGAGAGCATCAGCTCGATGGGCTCCAACCTCCTGATCGTGCAGACCGGCCGGGGCCGCGGCCGCGGAGGCGTGCGCGGGGCGGCCACCGCCTTTAGCCACGAAGACGTCGAGCTGATGGCCCGCCAGATCCCCGGCGTACTCGTCGCGCCGCAGGCCAACACCCAGGCCACGCTGGTCTACGGCGGCATCAACCACTCCGCGTCGGTGATGGGCACGACCAACGACTTTTTTGCGATCCGCAACTGGGAGCTTGCCCGAGGCCGCCTCTTCGACGCCGAGGAGCAGGAGAGCGCGGCGACCGTCTGTGTGATCGGTCACACCGTGGCCACGACCATGTTTGGGGCCGGAGAGCCCCTGGGCCAGACCTTGCGTGTGGGTCGGAGTGCCTGCCAGATCATCGGCGTGCTCGCCAGCAAAGGCGCCTCCCTCGGTCAGGATCTCGACGACGTGGTGGTCATGCCCACCCTCGCTGTGCAACGCCGGCTGATCGGCAACCTGGACGTGCGCTCGATCTACGTCTCGGCGCTTGTCGACGGCAGCACCACGCGGGTCAAAGCCGACATCGAGCGCTTTCTGCGCGAGCGCCGCCCCGCCGCCGGCGAAGACAGCTTCTACGTACGCGACATGCAAGAGGTCGCCGACACACTCGCCGGCACCACCCGCACCCTCACGCTGTTGCTCGGCGCGATCGCCGCGGTCAGCCTGCTCGTCGGCGGCATCGGCATCATGAACATCATGCTCGTCTCGGTCACCGAACGAACCCGCGAGATCGGCATCCGCATCGCCATCGGCGCCCGCGTGCGCGATGTGCTCGTGCAATTTTTGGTGGAAGCCGTCGCCATCTCGACGCTCGGCGGCCTCATCGGCGTGATGCTCGGCATCGGCGGCACCTACCTCGCCACCGACAAGATGGGACTTCCCTTCGTGCTCTCCACCGAGACCATGCTCGTGGGCTTTGGATTTTCGGCAGTGATCGGCGTGGTTTTTGGTTTTGTGCCGGCCCGAAAGGCCGCCCGACTCAACCCCATTGAGGCGCTTCGCCATGAATGA
- a CDS encoding glutathione S-transferase family protein, with amino-acid sequence MLTVHHLNNSRSHRILWLLEELGCDYEIKHYERDPATMLATPELRAIHPLGKSPVITDGDITVAESGAIIEYLVERYGEGRLRPPADTPERLRYTYWMHYAEGSAMSPLLLKIVFHEIGRQGPLIARPLLKGISAMVNKEFINPELKKHMKYWESELASRPYFCGEEFSAADIQMSFPLEAATARGDVSAYPHIRAMVETLRQREAYQRAIERGGEYSLAF; translated from the coding sequence ATGCTCACCGTCCACCACCTCAACAACTCCCGCTCCCACCGTATCCTCTGGCTGCTCGAAGAGCTCGGCTGCGACTACGAGATCAAACACTACGAGCGCGACCCGGCCACCATGCTCGCCACGCCCGAGCTGCGCGCGATCCACCCGCTGGGGAAATCCCCCGTGATCACCGACGGCGACATCACCGTGGCCGAATCCGGCGCCATCATCGAATACCTGGTAGAGCGCTACGGGGAGGGCCGCCTGCGCCCGCCGGCCGACACCCCCGAGCGCCTGCGCTACACCTACTGGATGCACTACGCCGAAGGCTCGGCGATGAGCCCGCTGCTCCTCAAGATCGTCTTCCACGAGATCGGCCGCCAGGGCCCGCTGATCGCCCGCCCCCTGCTCAAAGGCATCTCGGCGATGGTGAACAAAGAGTTCATCAACCCCGAGCTCAAAAAACACATGAAGTACTGGGAGTCCGAGCTGGCCAGCCGCCCCTATTTCTGCGGCGAGGAGTTCAGCGCGGCCGATATCCAGATGAGCTTCCCCCTGGAGGCGGCCACCGCGCGCGGGGACGTCAGCGCCTACCCGCACATCCGGGCCATGGTCGAAACGCTGCGCCAGCGCGAGGCTTATCAGCGCGCGATTGAGCGGGGCGGCGAATATTCTCTGGCCTTCTGA